A region of Magnetococcales bacterium DNA encodes the following proteins:
- a CDS encoding 3'(2'),5'-bisphosphate nucleotidase CysQ, whose amino-acid sequence MESPVTDIEIFDRFARDAALAAGQAILSVYRQAIRVEHKTDGSPLTAADRSAHDTIHSLLSPSGLPVISEEGEVDGFTSEAYWLVDPLDGTKDFLAGNDEFTVNIALMRDNRPLCGALYAPALDELYLGRIGQGVTRIVRGHEESVSPSPRLAVPRMVTSRFHDGPASQRFADLNAITNRVPIGSALKFGRLAFGQAEVYPRFVGTCEWDTAAGQAILEASGGRIISLESAQPLTYGKAKRLNPAFLAFRAPYRFDDFRLEPP is encoded by the coding sequence CCGCGACGCCGCCCTGGCCGCCGGGCAGGCCATTCTCTCGGTCTATCGGCAGGCCATCCGGGTAGAGCATAAAACCGACGGCTCCCCCCTCACCGCCGCCGATCGCTCCGCCCACGACACCATCCACAGCCTGTTGAGCCCAAGCGGCCTGCCGGTGATTTCGGAAGAGGGCGAAGTGGACGGTTTCACCAGCGAAGCCTACTGGCTGGTCGACCCCCTCGACGGCACCAAGGATTTCCTGGCCGGCAACGACGAATTCACCGTCAACATCGCCCTGATGCGGGACAACCGCCCCCTGTGCGGCGCCCTTTACGCCCCCGCCCTCGACGAACTCTACCTGGGCCGAATCGGCCAGGGCGTCACCCGCATTGTGCGCGGGCACGAGGAGAGCGTTTCGCCTTCACCCCGCCTCGCCGTGCCGCGCATGGTCACCAGCCGCTTCCACGACGGCCCGGCCAGCCAGCGCTTCGCCGACCTCAACGCCATCACCAACCGGGTCCCCATCGGCTCCGCCCTCAAGTTCGGACGGCTGGCCTTCGGACAGGCCGAGGTCTACCCCCGCTTCGTGGGCACCTGCGAATGGGATACCGCCGCCGGACAAGCCATCCTCGAAGCCAGCGGTGGACGGATCATCTCGTTGGAAAGCGCCCAACCACTGACCTACGGCAAGGCCAAACGCCTCAACCCGGCCTTTCTGGCCTTCCGGGCCCCCTATCGCTTCGACGATTTCCGCCTCGAACCGCCATGA
- a CDS encoding response regulator — MNPFHLPSANLFIISDNPVELRLLSSVLAEAGHSVRTALDGTRAVTSLKAQPADLILLDLHLSGEDGYEVCRRLKIDNTLRPIPILFLANLSETTDRLKGFNAGGVDYISKPLHPQEILLRVSAQLGLQHMRRQLEEDRIHLEKRVRERTAELLEANLQLRELHGQLRRAKEQAEAASRFKSAFLSSMSHEIRTPMNVVIGMGDLLLESELTEEQQGYLGKIQRAGHTLLELINQILDLSKIEAGQFTLLEETVDFGQVVGEVVELMRVLADKKGLRLDYLPEANRPRWLLADGLRLRQVLVNLIGNAVKFTERGGISLRESVTPDAAHLRLAVEDSGIGMKQEIVERLFQPFVQGDAGITRQFGGSGLGLALSRGLVDRMGGDIQVSSEPGKGSTFCITLPLRAAPPPALQATPEPLTLSECPPLRILLVEDSEDNQLLITTFLKKTPHTLSVAWNGEEALQRLKNEVFDLVFMDVQMPILDGYSATRAYREWEIQEGGGRHRLIVALTAHALEGEAQRSREAGCDFYLSKPITKQRLLEVIRQLGCRLAVTDAGPTPG, encoded by the coding sequence ATGAATCCCTTCCACCTGCCCTCCGCCAACCTCTTCATCATCTCGGACAACCCGGTCGAGCTGCGCCTGTTGAGCAGCGTGCTGGCCGAAGCGGGCCATTCGGTTCGTACCGCCCTGGACGGAACGCGCGCCGTGACTTCCCTCAAGGCCCAGCCCGCCGACCTGATCCTTCTCGACCTCCACCTCTCCGGCGAGGACGGGTACGAGGTCTGCCGTCGACTCAAAATCGACAATACGCTCCGCCCGATTCCGATCCTCTTTCTGGCCAACCTCTCCGAAACCACGGACCGTCTCAAGGGATTCAACGCCGGCGGAGTGGATTACATCAGCAAGCCCCTGCACCCCCAGGAGATTCTCCTGCGGGTCAGCGCCCAACTCGGCCTGCAACACATGCGCCGCCAACTGGAAGAAGACCGGATCCACCTGGAAAAACGGGTGCGGGAGCGTACTGCGGAACTGCTGGAAGCCAACCTGCAACTGCGGGAACTGCACGGCCAGTTACGACGCGCCAAGGAGCAGGCCGAAGCCGCCAGCCGTTTCAAAAGCGCCTTTCTCTCCAGCATGAGCCACGAAATCCGCACCCCCATGAACGTGGTCATCGGCATGGGGGATCTCCTCCTGGAATCGGAACTCACCGAGGAGCAGCAGGGCTATCTGGGCAAAATCCAACGGGCGGGCCATACCCTTCTGGAGTTGATCAATCAGATTCTGGACCTGTCGAAAATCGAAGCCGGTCAGTTCACCCTGCTGGAGGAGACCGTCGATTTCGGCCAGGTCGTCGGAGAAGTCGTGGAACTGATGCGGGTTCTGGCCGATAAAAAAGGGCTGCGCCTGGACTATCTGCCCGAGGCGAACCGACCCCGCTGGCTGCTCGCCGACGGGTTGCGCCTGCGCCAGGTTCTGGTCAATCTGATCGGCAACGCCGTCAAATTCACCGAACGGGGCGGCATCTCCCTGCGGGAGAGCGTCACGCCCGATGCCGCGCACCTGCGGTTGGCCGTGGAAGACAGCGGCATCGGCATGAAACAGGAGATCGTGGAGCGGCTCTTTCAACCCTTTGTCCAGGGGGATGCCGGCATCACCCGCCAGTTCGGGGGCAGCGGCCTGGGACTGGCCCTCTCCCGTGGACTGGTCGACCGCATGGGGGGCGATATTCAGGTCAGCAGTGAACCGGGGAAAGGCAGCACCTTCTGCATCACCCTGCCTTTGCGGGCAGCGCCGCCACCCGCCCTGCAGGCCACCCCCGAACCCCTGACCCTGTCGGAATGTCCGCCCCTGCGCATTCTGCTGGTGGAAGATTCCGAAGACAATCAACTGCTGATCACCACCTTTCTGAAAAAAACGCCTCACACCCTCTCCGTGGCCTGGAACGGGGAAGAGGCACTGCAGCGACTGAAAAACGAGGTCTTCGATCTGGTCTTCATGGACGTGCAGATGCCGATTCTGGACGGATACAGCGCCACCAGAGCCTATCGGGAGTGGGAGATTCAGGAAGGAGGGGGCCGCCACCGGCTCATCGTGGCGCTGACGGCCCACGCCCTGGAAGGAGAGGCCCAACGCAGCCGGGAAGCCGGATGCGACTTCTATCTGAGCAAACCGATCACCAAACAACGCCTGCTGGAGGTCATCCGGCAACTGGGCTGCCGCTTGGCCGTCACGGATGCAGGCCC